The DNA window ACCAGTCCAGCGGCATGCCATCCTTGCTCGCGATGTTGAGGTTTGTCGTGTCGGACGACCGGTGCGACTGGCCTATCGCAAGGGAGGGCACGCTGGGGGTTTGGTGTCGCTGAGGCGAGGGCCCAATGTGCTGCGAACCGCCCGAGCCACTGCCGCTTGCGAAAGCAGAGAAGAACCGCGAGGGCGCAGAAAAGAAGGACGGCTTCTGCCTGCGCTTGAACGACAGCGGTGTGTTGAGCTCTTGGCGAATtgggtcgtcggcgagtacattgtcatcgtcgtcatcgttgtcgCCATGacgcgcatcgtcgccgacgaggaagtcgaggtcggctcggtcgtcgtcggccgagggcggcgtgttGGCCGGCACAGGCGAGAGGGAGGACGAAGATGCAGAGGCAAAGGCGTAGTCGTGCTGGGGAGCTCCAGACATGTTGCGGCTCATCCCATCTTCTGGCccgcgatgcgatgcgccggGAGGGGAACGAACGAGTGTGTCGCTGGGAGGTGTACCTACTAAGGAAGGACAAGAGACTCTCAGCCACGCTGAGCCCTGTCCGGTGTGCTGTCACGTCACCAGCCCAGGCAAGCCAGGGCACTGGATGAATGGCTCCGGCTTCACTAGGTGCCGCTGAAGTGGGACGTTTAGCGTCGACCTGTCCACTGAAGCCGCGCGCCGTGTTGGTGATTGGCTCGTCGCAACCTCATGCCGTCGAAAGCGGCAGACATCGCCGTAAAGATCTGGCTGCCAAGCCTGCCGTTGCAGACTCCCCATCTCAAGTTGGTACCTATGACAGAGGCTTGTGCCATTTCTCCCGGATATCTCTTGCCTCATCTGTTTCGCCACGTGCACCACGCTCTGCACACACATCGTACGGccgcccctcgccgtcatggaggaggcgcaaCCGATGGCCGGTCCGGCTGCAAACCCAGCTGGCGAGGCAAGCTCGAGCAGCGAAATACCCACCATTGTGAACATTCACGAGCTCCTTAGGACAAAAGATGACACCAAGCGCTTCGTGGGGCTCGCCATGCTCAAGTCGGTCCTCGACAACTCGCCACAGCTCCGCGAGGACCATCAACTTGTCCAGGCGCTCTGGTCCAGCATCTCGGCAAAGTTCCTCGACAGGCTCCTGAAGACAGGCTCAAAATCCTCATCCAGTAACCACACTGCCAGGAACATGCTGGATCTGGCTGTCTCGGTGCTGCACACCTTCATTGCTCTCTTGCCACAAGAGTCCAGGGGCGAAGCAAAGTTGACGGGCAGGATACCTGGGCTGGTCAACGCGCTGCTATACAGGTATGAAGGCTGGGATTTCGTATCCGGTGCATTCTCTGACTCGTCTGTGCCAGCTccgacgagacgacgaaCCAGGTTCTCCAGGTTCTTCACACCTTGGTCAGCACTCAGGGCGGGGCGCATGCTCTCGTgcaggtcgaggacctcACCCCGCTCACCGAGGCTGCCCCGGCACATCCAGATGCCATGAACGTTCTGCGATTCGCGTGGCTCAACTCGATGACTACCATCGACGACAGGAGGAATCTCTCCGTCAAGATAGACGAGACCCTCCAAAACCTGATTTCTTCCTTCACAGGCACAGACGCCGTCACGCTGCTCGATTTTCTCGGAGCGTTCCTTCGGCAGGCCGATTCAACAGTGCGTTTGAGCATTACCTTGGCCGCTTTGTCTTTAGTCAATCACCGCATGGTTACTAACGCTATCTTAGATACTACCAGAAAACCCAAAGTGGCTTGaggctgtcgctgctgccaTCAGACGTCTCGTCACCAGCCGTCCAGCTCCTCAGGCACGCTCCGCTTACACAAACGCCTCGGCTGCGCTACTACAGGCGTATCCCTCTAACGCACCCAAGCTCCTGTTCACCGACGACAAAAGCGATGACAGGCCCTTTGCTTTCTTACTCATCAACCTCATGCTCATCGACATCCGCTCTTCCGCCCCAACTCTCCTAGAGAAGCTCAACACTCTAGACTATCCGCAGACGTCGCGCCGGCTGGCCTCTGCCTTTGACGTCATCTGCATCTTTGTCGGTTACCTCGTCCAGGCCCTAGAAGATGATACTCTTGAGACATTCGTCATGTCTCCAGATAGCCTACTCAAGTTGCGCAAGGGCATATCGGAAACCATGTCCGTGGCGATAGAATACCTGCGCGACAGGTGGGACGCGTCCATTGCCGGGGCCATGTGTCTGCACCCTGATGCCCGGGCCGGCACCGCAGCGACATCGACGGGAACTCA is part of the Purpureocillium takamizusanense chromosome 7, complete sequence genome and encodes:
- a CDS encoding uncharacterized protein (COG:S~EggNog:ENOG503NWQF), which produces MEEAQPMAGPAANPAGEASSSSEIPTIVNIHELLRTKDDTKRFVGLAMLKSVLDNSPQLREDHQLVQALWSSISAKFLDRLLKTGSKSSSSNHTARNMLDLAVSVLHTFIALLPQESRGEAKLTGRIPGLVNALLYSSDETTNQVLQVLHTLVSTQGGAHALVQVEDLTPLTEAAPAHPDAMNVLRFAWLNSMTTIDDRRNLSVKIDETLQNLISSFTGTDAVTLLDFLGAFLRQADSTILPENPKWLEAVAAAIRRLVTSRPAPQARSAYTNASAALLQAYPSNAPKLLFTDDKSDDRPFAFLLINLMLIDIRSSAPTLLEKLNTLDYPQTSRRLASAFDVICIFVGYLVQALEDDTLETFVMSPDSLLKLRKGISETMSVAIEYLRDRWDASIAGAMCLHPDARAGTAATSTGTHYTLTWDSLADTADGDPFILSAVRALALWLREDENEQLRMEATGLIDMLMDLYKASTESEKLDFRSPVLVALEALVTLDEGREILLRHNGWQILVKDLTNTLQAAKSRSSTYEANAARGVEIVRILLQIAEQESSGTEEAWMDLITAVASWDASATQELRPIEQEFSVAVLQLCCTLVESASVGMRSRYKHSVSAINDIAGQVNSGLGPRSVLREEMEDVLSTLRELDGQI